A stretch of the Candidatus Omnitrophota bacterium genome encodes the following:
- a CDS encoding ATP-dependent Clp protease ATP-binding subunit — protein sequence MFNRFTERARKVVILAKEEARRFNHDYIGTEHILLGLLREGEGVAAAVLQKMGTSLENIRLEIEKLVQPGPATQIIGDIPFTPRAKKALELAAEEARALGHNYIGTEHLLLGLIREGEGVASQVLLNLGLDLNAVRSEIMELLGSALPGFGQQQQQQAKTKTPALDAFGRDLTALAKENKLDPVINRHMEIERVIQILSRRTKNNPVLLGEAGVGKTAIVEGLSQAIVSGNVPEVLRNKRLIVLDLALMIAGTKYRGQFEERIKAVMEEIKRSQDVIIFIDELHTLVGAGAAEGAIDASNILKPALSRGEIQCIGATTIDEYRKHIEKDAALERRFQTIMVEPPSVEQTVEILKGLRDKYEAHHRVTFRDDALEAAAKLSDRYISGRFMPDKAIDIIDEAGARARLNVLIVPPEIKKLEEKVESIRKEKEAFIKSQDFEKAASLRDQERVARQDLEKLNKEWSQAKDKTRPEVTEEDIAKIVAQWTGIPIIRLEQKDSEKLLKIEEELHSRVIGQDEAISAIAHAIRRSRAGIKDPRRPIGSFIFLGPTGVGKTLLARALADFMFGDEDALIQLDMSEYMEKFNVSRLIGAPPGYVGYEEGGQLTEKVRRRPYSVILLDEIEKAHPDVFNLLLQVFEDGRLTDSFARKVDFRNTLMIMTSNVGAELIRKAGSLGFRNQKEEVTYQEMKDKLLEEVKKTFKPEFLNRIDDIIVFRPLIKEDLEKIIDLEINMFSSRLKEQGLHIEITKQAKDLLIEKGFDPVFGARPLKRTIQRFLEDPLASEIISKRFTNGKTIKVTRKNDDLAFETSVD from the coding sequence ATGTTTAATCGCTTTACCGAAAGAGCAAGAAAAGTTGTAATCTTAGCTAAAGAGGAAGCCAGAAGGTTTAATCATGATTATATCGGTACCGAGCATATTTTGCTTGGGCTTTTAAGAGAGGGTGAAGGAGTAGCCGCTGCGGTTTTACAGAAAATGGGGACATCTCTGGAGAATATCCGCCTTGAAATTGAGAAGCTGGTTCAGCCCGGTCCAGCAACCCAGATCATTGGAGATATCCCCTTTACCCCGCGGGCAAAGAAAGCATTAGAATTGGCTGCTGAAGAGGCGCGCGCCTTAGGGCATAATTATATCGGCACGGAACACTTGCTTTTGGGCCTTATTCGTGAAGGCGAAGGAGTGGCTTCCCAGGTGTTGTTAAATCTAGGCCTTGATTTAAATGCTGTTAGAAGTGAGATCATGGAGCTTTTAGGTTCGGCGCTTCCGGGATTCGGGCAGCAGCAACAACAGCAGGCAAAGACTAAAACTCCTGCTTTAGATGCTTTTGGAAGAGATCTTACTGCTTTAGCCAAAGAAAATAAACTTGATCCGGTTATCAACAGGCATATGGAAATAGAACGGGTTATTCAGATATTAAGCCGCAGGACAAAAAATAATCCGGTGCTTTTGGGTGAAGCTGGCGTAGGCAAGACCGCGATCGTGGAAGGCCTTTCGCAGGCGATAGTTTCCGGGAATGTCCCGGAAGTTTTGCGTAATAAGAGGCTTATTGTTCTAGACCTTGCCCTGATGATCGCCGGCACCAAATACCGCGGCCAGTTTGAAGAAAGAATAAAAGCGGTAATGGAAGAAATCAAGCGTTCGCAGGACGTGATTATCTTTATTGATGAATTACATACTTTGGTTGGCGCTGGAGCTGCTGAAGGAGCTATCGACGCCTCTAATATATTAAAGCCGGCGCTTTCCCGGGGGGAAATTCAGTGTATTGGAGCCACTACGATCGATGAATACAGAAAACACATTGAAAAAGACGCAGCCTTAGAGCGCAGGTTTCAGACGATAATGGTTGAGCCGCCTTCGGTTGAACAGACAGTTGAGATATTAAAAGGTTTAAGGGATAAATATGAAGCGCATCACCGGGTTACTTTCCGCGATGATGCCCTGGAGGCGGCGGCAAAATTATCCGACCGTTATATTTCAGGCAGGTTTATGCCGGATAAGGCCATTGATATTATTGATGAGGCAGGCGCGCGCGCCAGGCTTAATGTGCTGATTGTTCCGCCGGAGATAAAAAAGCTTGAAGAAAAAGTAGAATCTATCCGCAAGGAGAAAGAGGCGTTTATCAAGAGCCAGGATTTTGAGAAAGCAGCTTCTTTAAGGGACCAGGAAAGGGTAGCGCGCCAGGATTTGGAGAAATTAAATAAAGAGTGGTCGCAGGCCAAAGATAAAACCCGTCCTGAGGTCACGGAAGAAGATATTGCTAAGATTGTCGCGCAGTGGACGGGTATCCCGATTATCCGCCTTGAACAAAAAGACAGCGAGAAGCTTTTAAAGATCGAAGAAGAATTGCATAGCCGGGTTATCGGACAAGACGAAGCCATAAGCGCTATTGCTCATGCGATCAGGCGTTCCCGCGCCGGGATCAAAGACCCTCGTCGCCCGATAGGCTCTTTTATTTTCTTAGGGCCCACTGGCGTGGGCAAGACGCTTCTTGCGCGCGCCTTAGCTGATTTTATGTTCGGCGATGAAGACGCGCTTATCCAGCTGGATATGTCGGAATATATGGAAAAATTCAATGTTTCTCGTTTAATCGGCGCCCCTCCGGGATATGTGGGTTATGAAGAAGGCGGGCAATTAACCGAGAAGGTAAGAAGAAGGCCGTATTCAGTGATTTTACTTGATGAAATTGAAAAGGCGCATCCGGATGTTTTTAATTTATTGTTGCAGGTTTTTGAGGATGGCAGGCTCACGGATAGCTTTGCCAGAAAAGTGGATTTTAGAAATACGCTTATGATTATGACTTCAAATGTGGGGGCGGAACTTATCCGTAAGGCCGGTTCCTTGGGGTTTCGTAACCAAAAAGAAGAGGTTACCTATCAGGAAATGAAAGATAAACTTCTTGAAGAGGTAAAAAAGACATTTAAGCCGGAATTCTTAAATCGCATTGACGATATTATAGTGTTCAGGCCGCTAATCAAAGAGGATCTGGAGAAGATTATTGACCTTGAAATAAATATGTTCTCCTCAAGACTTAAAGAACAGGGCCTGCACATTGAAATTACCAAGCAAGCAAAAGACCTTCTTATAGAAAAAGGCTTTGACCCGGTGTTTGGGGCGCGGCCTTTGAAGCGCACGATCCAGCGCTTCTTAGAAGATCCCTTGGCTTCAGAGATAATTTCCAAGAGATTCACCAACGGCAAAACAATAAAGGTGACCCGCAAAAATGACGATCTGGCATTTGAAACAAGCGTTGATTAA
- a CDS encoding ABC transporter permease, whose product MLCNLWLAFRYMRAKKKEGIISFTAFISMLGIAIGVCVLIVVIAVMSGFDRYLEDKIIGTNSHLLVEFYDPESDIDGFAQQLIKIKDVQAVAPFISGQAFIKTGTQVTGTEIRGIDSKAQEKVSRIKEYLSSGSLPSKENEITAGKEFLLRVGLSVGDKISLISPVTLKPSDFIIAGVFNTGMYTYDASLVLANIAGLRQFYNMPSGVNGFAVRATDIKYIEKIKKDIYQKIKSKNNFEVLTWADANRNFLNALKLEKIVMFIVVTMTTVVAAFGIVSAMIMSVMAKIKDIGILRSVGARSSDIVMIFLFQGLSIGIMGIALGAFLGVVLSSSLNNIVDFISRLLGRSLIPQDIYYFDRIPTHLGVSDVNFIWVAALLISLAASIYPAYYASKINTSEALRHE is encoded by the coding sequence ATGCTTTGTAATCTTTGGCTGGCCTTTAGGTATATGAGGGCCAAGAAAAAAGAAGGGATCATATCTTTCACCGCGTTTATTTCGATGTTAGGCATCGCCATAGGGGTTTGTGTGCTGATCGTGGTTATCGCGGTGATGAGCGGGTTTGACCGTTATTTGGAAGATAAGATTATCGGCACCAATTCGCATCTTTTGGTGGAGTTTTATGACCCCGAGAGCGATATTGATGGCTTTGCCCAACAGCTTATCAAGATCAAAGATGTCCAGGCGGTAGCGCCTTTTATTTCGGGCCAAGCTTTTATTAAGACCGGAACCCAGGTGACAGGAACTGAAATAAGAGGCATTGATTCAAAAGCCCAAGAAAAAGTTTCCCGGATAAAAGAATATTTATCCTCTGGAAGCCTGCCTTCTAAAGAAAATGAGATTACCGCGGGCAAGGAATTCCTGCTGCGTGTGGGTTTATCTGTAGGGGATAAGATAAGTTTGATTTCACCAGTGACATTGAAGCCTTCAGACTTTATTATCGCGGGCGTATTTAACACCGGCATGTATACTTATGACGCAAGTTTAGTTTTGGCTAATATCGCGGGGCTTCGCCAGTTTTATAATATGCCCTCGGGCGTAAACGGATTTGCCGTCAGGGCAACTGATATTAAATATATTGAGAAAATAAAGAAAGATATTTATCAGAAGATCAAGTCAAAAAATAATTTTGAAGTTTTGACTTGGGCGGATGCCAACAGGAATTTCTTAAACGCGCTTAAGCTTGAGAAGATAGTGATGTTTATCGTAGTGACCATGACTACGGTTGTGGCAGCCTTCGGGATAGTAAGCGCGATGATCATGTCGGTGATGGCCAAGATCAAAGATATCGGGATATTGCGCTCTGTGGGAGCGCGTTCATCTGACATTGTAATGATCTTTCTTTTTCAGGGTCTAAGTATCGGGATAATGGGAATAGCCCTGGGGGCTTTCTTGGGAGTAGTTTTAAGTTCATCTTTAAATAATATCGTGGATTTTATCTCCCGCCTTCTCGGCAGAAGCCTGATCCCGCAGGATATATATTATTTTGACCGTATCCCCACGCATTTAGGCGTGTCGGATGTCAACTTTATTTGGGTGGCGGCTTTATTAATAAGCCTGGCGGCGAGCATATATCCGGCTTATTACGCGTCTAAAATAAATACCAGTGAGGCCTTAAGGCATGAGTGA
- the lysS gene encoding lysine--tRNA ligase, whose amino-acid sequence MELEEIIQQRKDKLTAWEATGKAYQSAPGDREEIGPLLKDFPEGKKVVFAGRLTAKRLHGKVVFADLRDSSGKIQLYVKSDFVGKDNFSAFDSLDIADFISASGELFKTHTGEPTLKLEAFTLLAKALRPLPEKWHGLKDTETRYRQRYLDLVSNEEVKKVFLARSQIVKAIRDFLDTKGFVEVETPMMHSIPGGAAGRPFKTFHNEYSMQLFMRIAPELYLKRLLVGGMDKVYEINRSFRNEGISTRHNPEFTMLEVYQSYSSCQGMMRLVEELVVSLAEKTLGGLKLNYDGKEIDLSLPWKVVSFAQVVKEKFGILPEDTAEKMLQKLHAHNLSKESTKLTRSQIAKVIEEVLEKDMSFNPVFVTDYFTHLSPLAQSKTDNPNICERFELYIAGMEVGNAYSELNDPIEQKRRFEEEIKEQEAAENKSVDEDYCLALEHGMPPAGGLGVGIDRLVMLLTGQTSIRDVILFPLLKKREVG is encoded by the coding sequence ATGGAACTGGAAGAAATTATTCAACAACGCAAGGATAAGCTTACAGCTTGGGAAGCTACAGGCAAGGCTTATCAGAGTGCGCCTGGCGACAGGGAAGAAATAGGCCCATTATTAAAGGATTTCCCGGAGGGCAAGAAAGTGGTTTTTGCCGGCAGGCTTACGGCAAAGCGCCTGCATGGTAAAGTTGTTTTTGCCGACTTAAGAGATTCAAGCGGCAAGATCCAGCTGTATGTGAAGAGCGATTTTGTGGGCAAGGATAATTTCTCTGCCTTTGATTCTTTGGATATAGCGGACTTTATAAGCGCAAGCGGAGAACTTTTTAAAACTCATACCGGGGAGCCAACGCTTAAGTTAGAGGCTTTTACCCTTCTTGCCAAGGCATTGAGGCCTTTGCCGGAGAAATGGCACGGCCTAAAGGACACAGAGACGCGTTACCGCCAAAGATACCTGGACCTTGTTTCTAATGAAGAGGTAAAAAAAGTCTTCCTGGCGCGTTCGCAAATAGTTAAGGCGATCAGGGATTTCTTAGATACAAAGGGATTTGTGGAAGTGGAAACCCCCATGATGCATAGCATCCCCGGCGGCGCAGCTGGCAGGCCGTTTAAGACTTTTCATAATGAATATTCCATGCAGCTTTTTATGCGCATTGCCCCGGAATTATACTTGAAGCGTTTATTGGTTGGCGGGATGGACAAGGTGTATGAAATAAACAGGAGCTTTCGCAATGAGGGGATATCTACGCGCCACAACCCGGAATTTACCATGCTTGAAGTTTATCAAAGTTATAGCAGCTGCCAGGGGATGATGCGCCTTGTGGAAGAGTTGGTCGTATCTTTAGCAGAAAAAACTTTAGGCGGTTTAAAATTAAATTACGACGGTAAAGAAATCGATTTGTCGCTTCCCTGGAAAGTAGTATCATTTGCGCAAGTGGTTAAAGAAAAGTTCGGCATACTTCCTGAAGATACCGCAGAAAAGATGCTTCAGAAATTACACGCGCATAACTTAAGCAAGGAATCCACAAAATTGACCCGTTCGCAAATTGCCAAAGTCATAGAAGAGGTTTTAGAAAAGGATATGAGTTTTAATCCGGTTTTTGTCACGGATTATTTCACGCATCTTTCGCCTCTTGCCCAAAGTAAGACAGATAACCCAAATATATGTGAGCGTTTTGAACTTTATATCGCGGGAATGGAAGTAGGTAATGCCTATTCAGAATTGAATGATCCGATAGAACAAAAGAGGCGTTTTGAGGAAGAGATAAAAGAGCAAGAAGCTGCGGAAAACAAAAGCGTAGATGAAGATTATTGCCTTGCCTTAGAGCACGGTATGCCTCCGGCAGGAGGATTAGGCGTAGGCATTGACAGGTTGGTCATGCTTTTAACCGGGCAGACTTCTATAAGAGACGTGATTTTATTCCCTCTTTTGAAAAAGCGAGAGGTGGGGTAG
- a CDS encoding protein arginine kinase → MQINDFLNHTSEWLRGTGPNADIVISSRIRLARNLNKFSFPHWAAKKQSEDVLDLLEEKIKLVPSLAQVHFLRLASMDAVDKQFLVERHLMSLEHAQKDTSRAVAIDHDEIISIMANEEDHLRIQVMQSGFNLHQAWQVVNIIDDELSKVLDYAFLPEWGYLTACPTNTGTGMRSSVMLHLPALVMTRQIDRVLAAISKLSFTTRGLFGEGTQATGNLFQVSNQVSLGVKEEEIIENLNGLIKQIIDQENQARQAVFERNKEFLADRVHRSFGILKNARIISSNETIELLSMVRLGCDLGLIDKCMDRRVINELFIITQPAHLQKLENKKLSSQERDIKRAQLIRDKLKI, encoded by the coding sequence ATGCAAATCAATGATTTTCTAAACCATACCAGTGAATGGCTGCGAGGCACCGGCCCCAATGCCGATATTGTTATTTCAAGCCGTATTCGTTTGGCGCGAAACTTGAATAAATTTTCTTTTCCGCATTGGGCAGCAAAAAAACAATCCGAAGATGTGTTGGACCTGCTTGAAGAGAAAATTAAGCTTGTCCCTTCGCTTGCGCAAGTGCATTTTTTGCGTTTAGCTTCTATGGATGCGGTGGATAAGCAATTTTTGGTAGAGCGGCACTTGATGTCTTTGGAGCATGCGCAAAAAGATACAAGCCGCGCCGTAGCCATTGACCATGATGAAATAATCTCAATTATGGCCAATGAGGAGGATCATTTAAGGATACAGGTTATGCAGTCAGGTTTTAACCTGCATCAGGCTTGGCAGGTCGTAAATATCATTGATGACGAATTATCTAAAGTATTGGATTACGCGTTCTTGCCGGAATGGGGATATTTAACGGCATGCCCCACTAACACCGGCACAGGCATGCGTTCTTCTGTGATGCTGCATCTGCCGGCACTTGTGATGACCCGCCAAATTGACCGGGTCTTGGCTGCGATCTCAAAGTTGAGCTTTACTACCCGCGGGCTTTTCGGGGAAGGAACCCAGGCGACAGGAAATCTATTCCAAGTTTCTAATCAGGTTTCTTTGGGGGTGAAAGAAGAAGAAATAATTGAGAACTTAAACGGCTTAATAAAGCAGATCATTGACCAGGAGAATCAGGCGCGTCAGGCGGTATTTGAGCGTAATAAGGAATTTTTGGCTGACCGCGTGCATCGCAGTTTTGGGATACTCAAAAACGCGCGTATTATTTCAAGCAATGAAACGATTGAACTTCTTTCCATGGTCAGGCTGGGGTGCGATTTGGGTTTAATCGATAAATGTATGGATAGGCGGGTCATCAATGAGTTATTTATTATTACACAGCCCGCGCATTTGCAAAAACTTGAGAATAAGAAATTATCTTCACAGGAAAGGGATATTAAGCGCGCGCAATTGATAAGGGATAAACTCAAAATATAA
- the ilvE gene encoding branched-chain-amino-acid transaminase, protein MKIYINGKFYDRENAKVSVFDHGLLYGDGVFEGIRSYGRRVFKLKEHVERLYESAHSLMINIPLSKEQMIRSVVNTLKENKLDDGYIRLVVTRGEGDLGLDPRKCYGTPSVIIIADKIALYPDRFYKQGLSIITVPTVRNLPEALNPQIKSLNYLNNILAKIEAANSGCDEAIMLDSLGYVAECTGDNIFIVKNKHLYTPPQCMGTLRGITRDSILELAKVNKILAHEHVITRHEVFISDECFLTGTAAELIPVVKVDGRLIGSGRPGPITLKLLQEFKKLTKIDGVKY, encoded by the coding sequence ATGAAGATCTATATTAATGGTAAATTTTACGACAGGGAAAATGCCAAGGTTTCGGTTTTTGACCACGGGCTTTTATATGGTGACGGGGTGTTTGAGGGGATCCGCTCTTATGGCAGGAGGGTTTTTAAGTTAAAAGAACACGTTGAGCGTTTGTATGAATCTGCGCATTCGCTAATGATTAATATCCCATTAAGCAAAGAGCAGATGATCCGCTCAGTGGTGAATACCTTGAAAGAGAATAAGCTCGATGATGGCTATATCCGCTTGGTGGTTACTCGTGGCGAAGGCGATCTGGGCCTTGACCCGCGTAAGTGTTATGGCACGCCAAGCGTCATTATTATCGCGGATAAGATCGCGCTTTATCCGGATAGGTTTTATAAACAGGGGCTTTCCATTATTACTGTGCCTACGGTGCGCAATTTGCCTGAGGCTTTAAATCCGCAGATCAAATCGCTTAATTATCTGAATAATATTCTGGCAAAAATAGAGGCCGCTAATTCCGGTTGCGACGAGGCGATTATGCTTGATTCGCTGGGGTATGTTGCCGAGTGCACAGGCGACAATATTTTTATCGTTAAGAATAAGCATTTATACACGCCTCCCCAATGCATGGGCACGTTACGCGGGATTACCCGGGACAGTATTCTTGAATTAGCCAAGGTTAATAAGATATTGGCGCATGAACACGTAATCACCCGTCATGAAGTTTTTATCTCTGATGAATGTTTCTTAACCGGCACTGCCGCAGAACTGATTCCGGTTGTTAAGGTGGATGGCAGATTAATCGGGTCTGGAAGGCCGGGGCCGATTACACTTAAATTATTGCAGGAGTTTAAGAAATTGACTAAAATAGACGGAGTTAAATATTAG
- a CDS encoding ABC transporter ATP-binding protein, giving the protein MSEHILKINNLSRSYLNTGTRVDVLKGINCQIARNDFLAIQGPSGAGKSTLLHILGGLDKPSSGEVIFEGDDIYKISDNRRALLRNRKIGFVFQFYHLLPELSALENVLMPCFLRSWWEKKKSLSYAKSLFSLFGLEKRMQHKPKHLSGGEQQRVAVMRALINRPAVLLCDEPTGNLDSENGKKIMDAIKRVHKEEDVTVVLVTHDTEIAECATLRVQLKDGIILN; this is encoded by the coding sequence ATGAGTGAGCATATTCTTAAAATCAATAATTTATCGCGCAGCTATCTTAATACGGGAACACGGGTAGATGTGCTAAAAGGGATAAACTGTCAGATAGCGCGTAATGATTTCTTGGCTATTCAGGGGCCTTCCGGGGCAGGTAAGTCCACACTGCTTCATATTTTGGGAGGGCTTGATAAGCCTTCTTCCGGAGAGGTTATTTTTGAGGGCGATGATATTTATAAAATAAGCGATAACAGAAGAGCGCTCTTGCGAAATCGCAAGATAGGTTTTGTTTTTCAGTTTTATCACCTTTTGCCGGAATTAAGCGCCCTGGAAAATGTTTTAATGCCCTGCTTTTTGCGTTCATGGTGGGAGAAGAAAAAATCGCTTTCTTACGCTAAATCCCTGTTTAGCTTATTCGGCTTAGAGAAAAGAATGCAGCATAAGCCGAAACACCTTTCCGGAGGCGAGCAGCAGCGCGTGGCGGTGATGCGCGCGCTTATTAACCGTCCGGCGGTTTTGCTTTGCGACGAGCCTACGGGAAACCTTGACTCTGAAAACGGCAAGAAAATAATGGATGCCATAAAAAGGGTGCATAAAGAAGAGGATGTCACGGTAGTTTTAGTCACCCATGACACAGAAATTGCCGAATGCGCTACTTTACGCGTGCAGTTAAAAGACGGTATCATATTAAATTAA
- a CDS encoding PTS sugar transporter subunit IIA, with protein sequence MSQKNNILVSNLLKSSLIILELQSKDKKSVLLELVDLIAKSKKLSDKKAFSKAIHDREKLGSTGLGQGVAIPHAKSKVVKGFVLVFARCSEGIDFGALDGEKTYLFFSLASPQQDVGVHLKLLSEISRLVKDKFTVESLKKAKSCQEVVKIITAMEKQFPK encoded by the coding sequence ATGAGCCAGAAGAATAATATTTTAGTATCAAATTTATTGAAGAGTAGCCTGATCATTCTTGAGCTTCAATCTAAAGATAAGAAAAGCGTTTTGCTTGAGTTGGTGGATTTAATCGCCAAGTCAAAGAAGCTTTCTGACAAAAAGGCCTTTAGCAAAGCTATTCATGACCGGGAGAAACTCGGGTCTACAGGTTTAGGGCAGGGCGTAGCTATACCGCATGCCAAATCAAAGGTGGTAAAGGGTTTTGTTTTGGTTTTTGCCCGCTGTAGCGAAGGCATAGATTTTGGGGCGCTAGATGGAGAAAAGACATATCTTTTTTTCTCGCTTGCTTCTCCGCAGCAAGACGTGGGGGTGCATTTAAAGCTTCTTTCCGAGATATCGCGCCTTGTTAAAGATAAATTCACTGTTGAATCGCTGAAGAAAGCCAAGTCCTGCCAGGAAGTGGTAAAGATTATTACCGCGATGGAGAAGCAATTTCCAAAATAA
- a CDS encoding zinc metalloprotease HtpX, which translates to MFFLKLRMFILTAILFAIVYGIIVAIGTYLGFGDFYFYLGVSFVMMFIQYMIGPKIVEWSMQVKYVDRKQHQELFGMVEDLAKKAQIPAPKIGISSMPIPNAFAFGRSIKDGRICVTSGIMELLNPQELRAVLGHEMTHLRNRDVLTITLLSVIPMILYRLAWNFLFFGRRRDQRSGNTVLIGVAAFIFYFITNLLVLYASRIREYFADKGSIELGNSPSSLASSLYKLAYGSARMSKESLKEVEGLKAFFVNDPSRALNEVRQLSQLDIDKDGTIDQNELRVLFNKQIKLSWGDKCLELFSTHPNMLKRIKQLSAYRGMAVS; encoded by the coding sequence ATGTTTTTCTTGAAGCTACGTATGTTTATTTTGACGGCAATTTTGTTCGCTATTGTCTATGGGATTATAGTGGCCATAGGCACTTATTTGGGTTTTGGCGATTTTTATTTTTATCTCGGGGTATCTTTTGTGATGATGTTTATCCAGTATATGATCGGCCCCAAGATCGTGGAATGGTCCATGCAGGTAAAATATGTTGACCGCAAACAACATCAAGAGCTTTTTGGTATGGTAGAAGATTTAGCCAAGAAAGCCCAAATACCTGCTCCAAAGATCGGCATCTCCAGTATGCCTATTCCTAACGCCTTTGCTTTTGGCCGCAGCATAAAAGACGGAAGGATTTGTGTTACAAGCGGGATTATGGAATTATTAAATCCGCAGGAATTAAGGGCTGTGCTGGGCCATGAGATGACCCATTTAAGAAACCGCGATGTTCTTACTATTACGCTTCTCTCAGTAATTCCCATGATCTTATACCGGCTGGCATGGAACTTTCTTTTCTTTGGCCGGCGCAGGGACCAGCGCTCCGGGAATACTGTTCTTATCGGAGTAGCCGCGTTTATTTTTTATTTTATTACCAACCTTCTTGTGCTTTATGCCTCGCGTATCCGTGAGTACTTCGCGGATAAAGGCTCAATAGAGCTGGGGAATAGCCCCTCCAGCCTTGCTTCAAGCTTATACAAGCTTGCCTATGGTTCGGCTAGGATGAGTAAGGAATCTTTGAAAGAGGTAGAAGGCCTGAAAGCGTTTTTTGTCAATGACCCTTCGCGCGCGCTTAATGAAGTCAGGCAGTTAAGCCAACTGGATATAGATAAAGACGGCACCATTGACCAGAATGAGCTGCGTGTTTTATTCAATAAACAAATTAAATTGAGCTGGGGGGATAAATGCTTAGAGCTTTTTAGCACTCATCCAAACATGCTTAAAAGGATCAAGCAGTTGAGCGCTTATAGGGGCATGGCAGTATCATAA
- a CDS encoding XRE family transcriptional regulator, with translation MAEALKEKLKKLRQEKKISRQQLYEKLKAIFADKAIKPNSIWRIEQGLTRARISSLEQLCVGLGVSLKDILPPLSQETKLAQIIRKKERINRYNYNKNSRIDMISSDTLDFLCQELTLSKKESTPAEEDPLQLGRFFKWVYCLRGKITCAVGAEKHNLAKGDCLSFESNIKHYFQNNSDKTSMLLIVQYPKHI, from the coding sequence ATGGCAGAAGCCTTAAAAGAAAAACTGAAGAAATTGCGCCAAGAAAAGAAAATATCCCGCCAACAGCTTTATGAAAAACTAAAAGCCATCTTCGCGGATAAAGCCATTAAGCCTAACAGTATCTGGAGGATAGAGCAAGGGCTTACCCGAGCCAGGATCTCCTCCCTTGAGCAACTCTGCGTGGGATTAGGGGTAAGCTTAAAAGACATCCTTCCTCCATTAAGCCAAGAAACTAAATTAGCCCAGATCATCCGCAAGAAAGAACGCATAAACCGCTATAATTACAATAAAAATTCCCGCATTGATATGATAAGTTCCGATACTCTTGATTTCTTATGCCAAGAACTTACGCTCTCCAAGAAAGAATCAACCCCTGCCGAAGAAGACCCTCTGCAGTTAGGCAGATTTTTTAAATGGGTGTACTGCCTAAGAGGAAAAATAACCTGCGCGGTGGGGGCGGAAAAACATAATCTTGCAAAAGGGGACTGCCTGTCTTTTGAAAGCAATATCAAACATTATTTCCAGAACAATTCCGATAAAACAAGCATGCTTCTTATTGTTCAATACCCCAAACATATCTAA
- a CDS encoding UvrB/UvrC motif-containing protein, which produces MLCDICKKNQATVHLTEIINDQMSELHLCEHCAQEKSHDMEQKFGLSDLLAGLVQPEKITGEKESDVLRCPVCKLSYGEFKKIGRLGCANCYHTFKKYLAPLLKRIHGSSQHIGKKAVVMELEKEETFKPQEDLRAKLQKAIENEEFEEAARIRDQIRQQEKNANQ; this is translated from the coding sequence ATGTTATGCGATATTTGTAAGAAAAATCAGGCTACGGTGCATTTAACCGAGATCATCAATGATCAGATGTCGGAGCTGCATCTTTGCGAGCATTGCGCGCAGGAAAAAAGCCATGATATGGAGCAGAAATTTGGCTTAAGCGATCTTTTAGCCGGACTTGTGCAGCCGGAGAAAATAACCGGAGAGAAAGAATCCGATGTTTTGCGTTGTCCGGTATGCAAATTAAGCTACGGGGAGTTTAAGAAAATAGGCCGTTTAGGATGCGCCAATTGCTATCATACTTTTAAGAAATACCTCGCCCCGTTATTAAAAAGGATCCATGGTTCAAGCCAGCATATTGGTAAAAAGGCAGTTGTTATGGAACTAGAAAAAGAAGAAACGTTTAAACCCCAGGAAGACCTGCGCGCGAAGTTGCAGAAAGCCATTGAGAATGAGGAATTTGAGGAGGCTGCAAGAATCAGGGACCAGATAAGGCAGCAAGAGAAGAATGCAAATCAATGA
- a CDS encoding DUF1573 domain-containing protein, translating to MKIKVLVLVGLFLLLAGFSYVYAEGVSCGAKEQESDTWDFGKVKEGQVVKHSFVFVNNTSKQLVITDVNTSCGCTVSEAKNKTLQPQEKTNIEVAFNSKGYKGAVQQFVFVATDNPEKSAVKFTIKAEVEK from the coding sequence ATGAAAATAAAAGTTCTGGTGTTGGTGGGGTTGTTTTTGCTTTTAGCCGGGTTTTCTTATGTTTACGCAGAAGGTGTTTCTTGCGGTGCGAAAGAGCAGGAAAGCGATACTTGGGATTTTGGCAAGGTTAAAGAGGGGCAGGTTGTAAAACATTCTTTTGTCTTTGTCAATAATACCTCTAAACAGCTTGTCATTACCGACGTAAATACTTCCTGTGGTTGTACCGTGTCTGAAGCTAAGAATAAAACCCTTCAGCCCCAAGAGAAAACCAATATAGAGGTCGCATTTAATAGCAAAGGTTATAAGGGTGCTGTGCAGCAGTTTGTGTTTGTTGCTACTGATAATCCGGAAAAGTCCGCAGTGAAATTTACTATCAAGGCAGAAGTAGAAAAATAA